The following are from one region of the Edwardsiella tarda ATCC 15947 = NBRC 105688 genome:
- a CDS encoding protein-L-isoaspartate(D-aspartate) O-methyltransferase, whose protein sequence is MVDRRVLLLIQQLMRQGIRDEAVLKAIAEVPRERFIDEAMSHKAYDNTALPIGLGQTISQPYMVARMTELLALQPNSRVLEIGTGSGYQTAVLAHLAPHVYSVERIKSLQWQAKRRLKQLDLHNVSTRHGDGWQGWASRGPFDAIIVTAAAPEIPPALLAQLAEGGRLVLPVGEAAQPQFLRRIQRRGDEYLVESIEPVRFVPLVGGELA, encoded by the coding sequence ATGGTAGATCGCCGAGTATTGTTACTGATCCAACAGTTGATGCGTCAAGGGATCCGCGATGAGGCCGTGCTGAAGGCCATCGCCGAGGTGCCGCGTGAGCGCTTTATCGACGAGGCGATGTCCCACAAGGCCTACGATAATACGGCCTTGCCGATCGGGTTGGGGCAAACCATTTCGCAGCCTTACATGGTGGCGCGCATGACCGAGCTGTTGGCCCTACAGCCCAACTCGCGTGTGTTGGAGATCGGCACCGGTTCCGGTTACCAGACGGCGGTACTGGCTCATCTGGCCCCCCATGTCTATTCGGTCGAACGCATCAAGAGCCTACAGTGGCAGGCGAAGCGCCGCCTCAAACAATTGGATCTGCATAACGTCTCTACGCGTCACGGTGATGGCTGGCAAGGTTGGGCCTCACGGGGGCCCTTCGATGCGATTATCGTGACCGCCGCCGCGCCGGAGATCCCGCCGGCATTGTTGGCGCAACTGGCCGAAGGGGGGCGCTTGGTGTTGCCCGTCGGCGAAGCGGCTCAGCCACAATTTCTGCGTCGTATCCAGCGGCGGGGCGATGAGTATCTGGTCGAGTCTATCGAGCCGGTACGTTTCGTCCCGTTGGTGGGGGGCGAGTTAGCGTGA
- the mutH gene encoding DNA mismatch repair endonuclease MutH, translated as MINDPFPPLTPPADRQILLQRAWRLAGYSYAELAQLAAIPLPHDLRRDKGWVGTLLERCLGARSGSKAQQDFPDLGVELKSIPIDAHGRPLETTFVCVAPLTGNTGITWESCHLRQKLQCVLWIPVEGERQIPLAQRRVGAPLLWSPSAQEEQALRHDWEELMELIVLGRVDTISARHGEVLQLRPKAANSRALTEGIGPHGEPIMTLPRGFYLKKHFTAALLARHFLV; from the coding sequence ATGATAAACGATCCCTTTCCACCGCTGACCCCCCCCGCCGATCGCCAGATATTATTGCAGCGAGCCTGGCGCTTGGCTGGCTATAGCTATGCCGAGTTGGCGCAACTGGCCGCGATCCCGCTACCGCACGATCTCCGACGGGACAAGGGGTGGGTCGGCACGCTGCTGGAACGCTGTCTCGGAGCCCGCTCCGGCAGTAAAGCGCAACAGGACTTCCCCGATTTGGGCGTCGAGCTGAAGAGTATTCCCATCGACGCTCACGGGCGCCCGCTAGAGACCACCTTTGTCTGCGTCGCCCCGCTCACCGGCAACACCGGCATTACCTGGGAGAGTTGCCACCTACGGCAAAAACTGCAGTGCGTCCTGTGGATCCCTGTCGAGGGTGAACGTCAGATCCCGCTGGCACAACGCCGCGTCGGCGCGCCACTCTTGTGGAGCCCCTCGGCACAAGAGGAGCAGGCGTTACGGCATGACTGGGAGGAGTTGATGGAGTTGATCGTCTTAGGGCGCGTCGACACCATCAGCGCGCGCCACGGTGAGGTGTTACAGCTACGCCCCAAGGCGGCCAACAGCCGCGCATTGACCGAAGGTATCGGGCCGCACGGTGAGCCGATCATGACGCTGCCACGCGGTTTCTATCTGAAGAAGCATTTTACCGCGGCGCTGCTGGCACGCCATTTCCTGGTGTAA
- the rppH gene encoding RNA pyrophosphohydrolase, with product MIDDDGYRPNVGIVICNRQGQVLWARRYGQNSWQFPQGGINAGETPEQAMYRELFEEVGLGRKDVKILASTRNWLRYKLPKRLVRWDTKPVCIGQKQRWFLLQLQCNEAEINMQRSNTPEFDGWRWVSYWYPVRQVVSFKRDVYRRVMKEFSSVVMSLQESVAQGGRSAPGYRRKRG from the coding sequence GTGATCGATGATGATGGCTACCGCCCGAATGTGGGTATTGTAATTTGTAATCGTCAGGGACAGGTGTTGTGGGCTCGCCGTTATGGGCAAAACTCCTGGCAGTTCCCCCAAGGTGGGATCAATGCCGGAGAGACGCCTGAGCAGGCGATGTATCGCGAACTGTTCGAAGAGGTGGGGCTGGGGCGTAAGGATGTGAAAATACTGGCCTCCACGCGTAACTGGTTACGCTATAAATTACCAAAACGTTTGGTGCGTTGGGATACCAAGCCGGTCTGTATTGGCCAAAAGCAGCGCTGGTTTTTACTGCAGCTCCAGTGTAACGAGGCAGAGATCAATATGCAGCGCAGCAACACACCGGAGTTTGATGGCTGGCGCTGGGTCAGCTACTGGTATCCGGTGCGTCAGGTTGTGTCGTTTAAACGCGATGTCTACCGTCGGGTGATGAAGGAGTTCTCATCCGTTGTGATGTCTTTGCAGGAGAGCGTAGCCCAGGGGGGGCGTTCGGCTCCCGGCTATCGCCGTAAAAGAGGTTAA
- a CDS encoding TerC family protein, giving the protein MFAWIVDPNAWLALGTLTILEIVLGIDNIIFLSLVVAKLPKKQQNKARRIGLLAAMGMRLCLLASIAWVAHLVHPLFEIMGHPVSARDLILLLGGLFLIYKASKEAHETIEGNNDNLATHVHSFMGAIVQIMMLDIIFSLDSVITAIGLSDHLFIMMAAVVIAVGVMMFAARPIGEFVARHPSVKMLALAFLILVGFTLILESFAVHVPKGYIYFAMFFSMAVESLNLIRNKKSNDGE; this is encoded by the coding sequence ATGTTTGCGTGGATTGTCGATCCGAATGCCTGGCTTGCACTGGGTACGCTGACGATTCTGGAAATCGTACTGGGCATTGATAACATCATCTTCCTCTCTCTGGTGGTAGCCAAACTCCCCAAGAAACAACAAAACAAGGCGCGCCGTATTGGCCTATTAGCAGCAATGGGGATGCGTCTGTGTCTGTTGGCCTCCATCGCCTGGGTGGCACATCTGGTTCACCCACTCTTCGAGATCATGGGTCATCCGGTCTCCGCTCGAGATCTGATCCTGCTACTCGGTGGGCTATTCCTGATCTATAAGGCCAGCAAAGAGGCCCATGAAACCATCGAAGGGAATAATGATAACCTCGCCACCCACGTGCACTCCTTTATGGGGGCCATCGTGCAGATCATGATGTTGGACATCATCTTCAGTCTCGACTCGGTGATCACCGCCATCGGCCTGTCCGACCATCTGTTCATCATGATGGCGGCCGTGGTCATCGCCGTCGGCGTCATGATGTTCGCCGCGCGGCCGATCGGTGAGTTCGTCGCCCGCCACCCCTCCGTCAAGATGTTGGCATTGGCGTTCCTGATCCTGGTCGGTTTCACCCTGATCCTGGAAAGCTTCGCCGTCCACGTTCCTAAGGGCTACATCTATTTCGCCATGTTCTTCTCCATGGCGGTCGAAAGCCTCAATCTGATCCGCAACAAGAAGAGCAACGACGGCGAATAA
- the ispF gene encoding 2-C-methyl-D-erythritol 2,4-cyclodiphosphate synthase, producing the protein MRIGHGFDVHRFGGEGPLIIGGVRIAHPQGLLAHSDGDVALHAATDALLGAAALGDIGKLFPDTDPAYKGADSRALLREAYRRIRAKGYRLGNLDITLIAQAPKMAPHIPQMRVFLAEDLACHIDDVNVKATTTERLGFTGRGEGIACEAVALLVKE; encoded by the coding sequence ATGAGAATTGGTCACGGTTTTGATGTCCACCGCTTTGGCGGTGAGGGGCCGCTGATTATCGGCGGCGTGCGTATCGCGCATCCGCAGGGATTATTGGCCCATTCCGATGGCGATGTCGCCCTGCATGCCGCGACGGACGCCCTGTTAGGGGCGGCGGCGCTGGGGGATATCGGCAAGTTGTTCCCGGATACCGATCCGGCCTATAAGGGTGCGGATAGCCGCGCGCTGTTGCGCGAGGCCTATCGCCGCATTCGCGCTAAGGGCTATCGTCTGGGGAACCTGGATATTACTCTCATCGCCCAGGCACCGAAGATGGCGCCGCATATTCCGCAGATGCGCGTCTTCCTCGCGGAGGATCTGGCCTGCCATATCGACGACGTTAACGTCAAGGCGACCACCACCGAGCGTCTGGGATTCACCGGCCGGGGCGAGGGGATCGCCTGCGAGGCGGTGGCGTTGTTGGTCAAGGAGTGA
- the surE gene encoding 5'/3'-nucleotidase SurE, which produces MRILLSNDDGVRAPGIQTLASALREFAQVQIVAPNRNRSGASNALTLESPLRSETLANGDISIIDGTPTDCVYLGVNALMRPRPDIVIAGINAGPNLGDDVIYSGTVAAAMEGRHLGFPALAVSLDGERHYETAAAITCRLLRMLAGEPLRSGRILNINVPDLPLEAIRGWRVTRCGSRQPAQMVIHQQDPRGKPLMWIGPPGAKQDAGDDTDFAALAAGYVSLTPLQVDLTAHSARERLSDWLGRADKGGAAW; this is translated from the coding sequence ATGCGGATCTTGCTGAGTAATGACGATGGTGTGAGGGCGCCGGGCATTCAGACGCTGGCTAGCGCCTTACGTGAGTTTGCCCAGGTACAGATCGTCGCCCCTAATCGTAACCGCAGCGGGGCGTCGAATGCCTTAACGTTGGAGTCACCGCTGCGCAGTGAGACGCTGGCTAACGGCGATATCAGCATCATCGATGGCACGCCGACCGACTGCGTCTATCTGGGGGTGAACGCCCTGATGCGCCCGCGTCCCGATATCGTCATCGCCGGCATCAACGCCGGTCCCAATCTGGGCGATGACGTCATCTATTCGGGCACGGTGGCCGCGGCGATGGAGGGGCGTCATCTGGGCTTCCCCGCATTGGCCGTGTCGCTGGATGGCGAGCGCCATTATGAGACGGCAGCGGCGATTACCTGCCGTTTGCTGAGAATGCTGGCCGGCGAGCCGCTGCGTAGCGGGCGTATTTTGAATATCAACGTGCCCGATCTGCCGTTGGAGGCGATCCGCGGCTGGCGAGTCACCCGTTGCGGGAGTCGCCAACCGGCGCAGATGGTGATCCATCAGCAGGATCCGCGCGGTAAACCGCTGATGTGGATCGGGCCGCCGGGCGCCAAGCAGGATGCGGGCGACGACACTGACTTCGCCGCGCTAGCGGCGGGTTACGTCTCGCTGACGCCGCTGCAGGTGGATCTCACGGCGCACAGCGCGCGTGAACGGTTGAGCGATTGGCTGGGGCGTGCCGATAAGGGCGGTGCGGCATGGTAG
- the rpoS gene encoding RNA polymerase sigma factor RpoS, with protein MSHTTLKANELHDEIELEDGVEDGFDEKALVDESMENDLVDDELLSQAISQRVLDATQLYLGEIGYAPLLTAEEEVFFARRALRGDEASRKRMIESNLRLVVKISRRYSNRGLALLDLIEEGNLGLIRAVEKFDPERGFRFSTYATWWIRQTIERAIMNQTRTIRLPIHIVKELNVYLRTARELSHKLDHEPSAEEIAEQLEKPVHDVSRMLRLNERITSVDTPLGGDSEKALLDILTDENESGPEDCTQNDDMKQSIVKWLFELNAKQREVLARRFGLLGYEAATLEDVGREIGLTRERVRQIQVEGLRRLREILQGQGLSIEALFR; from the coding sequence ATGAGTCATACTACGCTGAAAGCTAACGAATTACATGACGAAATCGAATTGGAGGATGGCGTTGAGGATGGTTTTGACGAGAAGGCTCTCGTTGACGAGTCCATGGAAAATGACCTCGTCGATGATGAATTGCTGTCTCAGGCTATCTCGCAACGCGTCCTCGACGCGACGCAACTTTATCTTGGTGAAATCGGTTATGCACCGCTGCTGACTGCCGAAGAAGAGGTTTTCTTCGCCCGCCGCGCTTTGCGTGGGGATGAGGCATCGCGTAAGCGTATGATCGAAAGTAACCTGCGTCTGGTGGTGAAAATCTCCCGGCGCTACAGTAATCGTGGTCTGGCATTGCTCGATCTGATCGAAGAGGGCAACCTGGGTTTGATCCGGGCGGTGGAGAAGTTCGACCCCGAGCGCGGTTTCCGTTTTTCTACCTATGCCACCTGGTGGATCCGTCAGACTATCGAACGGGCCATTATGAACCAGACCCGCACCATTCGCCTCCCTATCCATATTGTCAAAGAGCTGAACGTCTATCTGCGTACCGCGCGCGAACTGTCACATAAGCTGGATCATGAGCCGAGTGCAGAGGAGATCGCCGAGCAGCTGGAGAAGCCGGTGCATGATGTCAGTCGCATGCTGCGTCTTAACGAGCGTATCACCTCGGTCGATACCCCGTTGGGTGGCGATTCGGAGAAGGCGCTGCTGGATATTCTGACCGATGAGAATGAGAGCGGTCCGGAGGACTGCACCCAGAACGATGATATGAAGCAGAGTATCGTCAAATGGTTGTTCGAATTGAACGCCAAGCAGCGTGAGGTGTTGGCGCGTCGTTTCGGCCTGTTGGGCTACGAGGCGGCCACCTTGGAGGATGTCGGTCGGGAGATCGGTCTGACGCGCGAGCGGGTGAGGCAAATCCAAGTGGAGGGGTTGCGGCGCCTGCGTGAGATCTTGCAGGGACAGGGGCTGAGTATTGAGGCGCTGTTCCGTTAA
- the truD gene encoding tRNA pseudouridine(13) synthase TruD: protein MDFASLQYLHGRPTATGVLKAFAEDFFVAEDLGFTPDGDGEHVLVRLRKEGCNTQFVAENLARFARLSPRAVSYAGLKDRHAVTEQWFCLHLPGADTPDFSQFVLEGCQVLAVTRHRKKLRIGTLRGNAFRLVLRHISDSAEVEERLRRVAAQGVPNYFGEQRFGRGGNNLHQARRWAADQIRVKERAKRGFYLSATRSALFNQLVSERLAAGCFGRVLEGDALQLAGRGSWFVAPQTELAALQQRLDAGELRITAALPGDGDGGICGEALAFERRVLEAYPDLLALLARERVEPARRAVLLQPQALAWNWWDDATVELTFALPAGSFATSVVRELFCQENPDADLAE from the coding sequence ATGGATTTTGCCTCGCTACAGTATTTGCATGGCCGCCCGACGGCGACCGGGGTGCTCAAGGCGTTCGCCGAGGATTTCTTTGTCGCCGAGGATCTGGGCTTCACGCCTGACGGCGACGGCGAGCACGTGTTGGTACGCCTGCGCAAAGAGGGCTGTAATACCCAGTTTGTGGCGGAGAATCTGGCGCGTTTTGCACGTCTCTCGCCGCGTGCCGTCAGCTACGCCGGGTTGAAGGATCGTCACGCGGTGACGGAGCAATGGTTCTGTCTGCATCTGCCGGGAGCGGATACGCCGGATTTCAGTCAGTTTGTGTTGGAAGGCTGCCAAGTATTGGCGGTAACCCGCCATCGTAAGAAGTTGCGTATCGGTACGCTGCGCGGCAATGCGTTCCGTCTGGTGCTGCGCCACATCAGCGACAGCGCCGAGGTCGAAGAGCGTCTACGCCGGGTGGCGGCGCAGGGGGTGCCCAACTATTTCGGTGAGCAGCGTTTTGGGCGTGGTGGTAACAACCTACATCAGGCACGTCGCTGGGCGGCCGATCAGATCCGTGTCAAGGAGCGTGCCAAGCGCGGCTTCTACCTCTCCGCCACGCGCAGCGCGCTATTCAACCAATTGGTGAGCGAGCGACTGGCTGCCGGCTGTTTTGGCCGCGTGCTGGAGGGTGACGCCTTGCAGTTAGCCGGACGCGGTAGCTGGTTTGTCGCGCCACAGACGGAGCTGGCGGCGCTCCAACAGCGTCTGGATGCGGGCGAGTTGCGTATCACGGCCGCCTTGCCCGGCGACGGTGATGGCGGTATCTGCGGCGAGGCGTTAGCCTTCGAGCGCCGCGTCCTTGAGGCTTATCCTGACTTGCTGGCGCTATTGGCGCGCGAGCGAGTCGAACCGGCACGCCGGGCGGTACTGTTGCAACCGCAGGCGCTGGCCTGGAACTGGTGGGATGACGCCACCGTCGAGCTGACCTTTGCGCTGCCCGCCGGTAGTTTCGCCACCAGTGTGGTGCGTGAACTGTTCTGTCAGGAAAACCCCGATGCGGATCTTGCTGAGTAA
- the ftsB gene encoding cell division protein FtsB, producing MGKLTLLLMVLLGWLQYSLWVGKNGLHDYMRVKQDVAVQQANNAKLKSRNDQLFAEIDDLNGGQEAIEERARNELGMIKPGETFYRLVPDQNKRRMAGSAPQPNSTSPSVMSNR from the coding sequence ATGGGTAAACTGACGCTATTGTTGATGGTGTTGTTAGGCTGGCTACAGTATTCGCTGTGGGTCGGTAAGAATGGCCTCCATGATTATATGCGGGTGAAGCAAGACGTGGCGGTACAGCAGGCGAATAACGCTAAGCTGAAGTCGCGCAACGACCAACTGTTCGCCGAGATCGACGATCTGAACGGTGGGCAGGAGGCGATCGAAGAGCGTGCCCGCAATGAGTTGGGCATGATCAAGCCGGGGGAAACCTTCTACCGCTTGGTGCCCGATCAGAACAAACGCCGCATGGCCGGGAGCGCTCCCCAGCCAAACTCGACGTCCCCATCGGTGATGTCGAATCGCTGA
- the nlpD gene encoding murein hydrolase activator NlpD, whose amino-acid sequence MIKWRRVAMCTLVTMWLAGCSSNENSAPISSVNGSSGGGRMLSSGGHVQTDASGHIIYNRSYQSIPKGSYNGESYTVKRGDTLFYIAWITGNDFRDLASRNNIQAPYSLNVGQVIRINGNGGGGGMLAANNNIVPSQPSSAQIQSANIDSKSASAYSDSSGKQNVGKMLPAAGAASSATAVSASSSSSAPVGTWRWPADGKIIENFSSAEGGNKGIDIAGSRGQPVLATANGRVVYAGNALRGYGNLIIIKHNDDYLSAYAHNDTMLVREQQEVKAGQKIATMGSTGASSVRLHFEIRYKGKSVNPLQYLPQR is encoded by the coding sequence ATGATTAAGTGGCGCCGGGTGGCGATGTGTACGCTGGTTACCATGTGGCTGGCGGGGTGTAGCAGCAACGAGAATTCTGCGCCGATCAGCTCGGTCAATGGCTCAAGCGGCGGTGGCCGCATGCTCTCTTCGGGTGGCCATGTCCAGACCGATGCCAGTGGACATATTATTTATAACCGTAGTTATCAGTCGATTCCTAAGGGGAGCTATAACGGCGAAAGCTATACCGTTAAGCGTGGCGATACGCTGTTTTATATCGCCTGGATCACCGGCAACGATTTTCGCGATCTGGCCTCACGTAATAATATTCAGGCGCCTTATAGCTTGAATGTTGGCCAGGTGATTCGCATTAACGGTAATGGTGGCGGCGGTGGTATGTTGGCGGCCAATAATAATATTGTTCCCAGTCAGCCAAGCAGCGCACAAATTCAATCGGCGAATATTGATTCTAAATCAGCCAGCGCGTATTCTGACTCTTCGGGTAAACAGAATGTAGGCAAGATGTTGCCTGCGGCCGGCGCAGCAAGCAGTGCGACGGCGGTTTCTGCATCGTCATCCAGCTCGGCGCCGGTAGGGACTTGGCGTTGGCCTGCTGACGGTAAGATCATCGAAAACTTCTCGTCTGCCGAAGGGGGCAACAAGGGGATCGATATCGCGGGTTCGCGTGGGCAACCGGTGCTGGCCACCGCCAATGGGCGGGTGGTGTACGCCGGGAATGCGTTACGCGGCTACGGAAATCTGATCATCATTAAACACAATGATGACTACCTGAGCGCCTACGCCCATAACGACACCATGCTGGTCCGGGAGCAACAAGAGGTGAAGGCGGGTCAAAAAATTGCCACCATGGGCAGTACCGGTGCCAGCTCAGTAAGATTGCATTTTGAAATTCGTTACAAGGGAAAATCCGTAAACCCGCTGCAATATCTGCCGCAGCGATAG
- the ispD gene encoding 2-C-methyl-D-erythritol 4-phosphate cytidylyltransferase gives MNDHDSGRAPSIVAIVPAAGIGSRMQSSTPKQYLPLAGKTILEHAVAALLRHPSVPQAIVALHPQDRHFSTLALADDGRVSRVAGGETRAESVLAALQAASEAEWVLVHDAARPCLHADDLARLLSCVNTAHQGAILAAPVCDTMKRAEAGRPLIAHTVDRQDLWHALTPQLFPRDLLLQCLQRALDEGATVTDEASALEYCGYHPRLVHGRADNIKVTRPEDLALAEFYLARSTSLAH, from the coding sequence ATGAACGATCACGATTCAGGTAGGGCGCCGTCCATCGTCGCCATTGTGCCGGCCGCTGGCATCGGTAGCCGGATGCAAAGCAGTACGCCTAAGCAGTATTTACCGCTGGCCGGAAAGACCATTCTGGAGCACGCCGTCGCGGCGCTGCTCCGCCACCCCTCGGTGCCGCAGGCGATCGTCGCGCTGCATCCGCAGGATCGACACTTTTCCACGCTCGCCTTGGCGGATGATGGGCGGGTGAGTCGCGTGGCCGGGGGAGAGACCCGCGCCGAATCGGTGCTCGCCGCGCTGCAGGCGGCCTCGGAGGCCGAGTGGGTTTTGGTGCATGACGCCGCGCGCCCCTGCCTCCACGCCGATGATCTGGCCCGTTTACTCAGCTGCGTGAATACGGCGCACCAGGGGGCGATACTGGCGGCACCGGTGTGCGATACCATGAAGCGTGCCGAGGCGGGCCGCCCGCTGATCGCCCATACCGTCGATCGCCAGGATCTGTGGCATGCGTTGACGCCGCAGCTGTTCCCACGGGATCTACTGTTGCAGTGCTTGCAACGCGCCCTGGATGAGGGGGCAACGGTGACCGATGAGGCGTCGGCGCTAGAGTATTGTGGTTACCATCCGCGATTGGTGCACGGGCGAGCGGATAATATCAAAGTTACCCGTCCGGAAGATTTGGCGTTGGCAGAGTTCTATCTGGCGCGCTCGACCTCCTTGGCGCATTGA
- the ptsP gene encoding phosphoenolpyruvate--protein phosphotransferase: MLTRLREIVEKVAAAASLNEALNVLVDETCRAMETEVCSVYLADDDRQCYYLMATRGLQKPRGRVVALSFDEGIVGLVGRLAEPVNLADAPKHPSFKYLPQVREERYRAFLGVPMIYRRQLLGVLVVQQRASRQFDEVEESFLVTLATQLAGILSQTQLNSLFGRLRQNRLRAIATSPGVAVGKGWMDISQPALEHVYEASTLDTESERERLARALEEAASEFRRYSKRFGASAQKESAAIFDLYSHLLNDPRLKRELMRHVDGGAVAEWAVKQVTEHFAAQFASLQDSYMRERASDLRALGQRLLFHLDDNAIGPAPWPDRFILVADELTPSLLAEIPQSCLLGVVVRDGASNSHAAIILRAMGVPTVMGADIRPALLHERLLVIDGYRGEVLVEPEPVLVQEYQRLISEELALSRKTEAESDRPAQLRSGERISVLLNAGLSAEHEQRLEGCVDGVGLYRTEIPFMLQSGFPSEEEQVAQYQGMLQINPEKPVVLRTLDIGADKQLPYMPISEENPSLGWRGLRITLDQPEIFLVQLRAMLRANAASGNLSILLPMVTTLAEVDEARRLIERAGREVETMLGYALPRPRVGVMLEVPALAYMLPELATRVDFISVGTNDLTQYLLAVDRNNTRVAALYDGLHPAMLRLLQQVVRECNTLALPVSVCGEMAGDPMGALLLVGLGFRQLSMNGHSVPRIKYLLRHLDLADMERLAARMVATHSSTEVRHLTASFLERRGVGGLIRGGM; the protein is encoded by the coding sequence ATGCTTACGCGCCTGCGCGAGATCGTGGAGAAGGTGGCCGCCGCCGCCAGCCTGAATGAAGCGCTGAATGTGTTGGTGGATGAAACCTGCCGGGCGATGGAGACGGAGGTCTGCTCCGTCTACCTGGCCGATGACGATCGCCAGTGTTACTACCTGATGGCCACGCGTGGCCTGCAGAAGCCACGCGGCAGGGTAGTGGCGCTCTCTTTCGACGAGGGGATAGTCGGCCTGGTTGGCCGCCTGGCCGAGCCGGTCAACCTGGCGGATGCACCGAAACATCCCAGTTTTAAATACCTTCCCCAGGTGCGGGAGGAGCGTTATCGCGCCTTCCTCGGGGTGCCGATGATCTACCGCCGCCAGTTGTTGGGGGTCTTGGTGGTTCAGCAGCGCGCCTCACGCCAGTTCGATGAGGTCGAAGAGTCCTTCTTGGTCACGCTGGCCACGCAGCTGGCGGGTATCTTGTCGCAGACTCAACTCAATAGCCTGTTCGGCCGTCTACGCCAGAACCGCCTGCGCGCTATCGCCACCTCGCCCGGGGTCGCGGTGGGTAAGGGGTGGATGGATATCAGCCAGCCGGCGCTGGAGCATGTCTATGAGGCCTCGACCCTGGACACGGAGAGTGAGCGCGAACGCCTGGCGCGGGCCTTGGAAGAGGCGGCCAGCGAGTTTCGCCGCTACAGTAAACGCTTCGGTGCCAGCGCACAGAAAGAGAGCGCGGCGATCTTCGATCTCTACTCTCACCTGCTCAATGATCCGCGCCTGAAACGCGAGTTGATGCGCCACGTGGATGGCGGCGCGGTGGCGGAGTGGGCGGTGAAGCAGGTGACGGAGCATTTCGCCGCACAGTTCGCCAGCCTGCAAGATAGCTACATGCGCGAGCGCGCCAGCGATCTCCGCGCACTTGGCCAACGTCTGTTGTTCCATTTGGATGATAACGCGATCGGCCCGGCGCCTTGGCCGGATCGCTTCATTCTGGTCGCCGACGAGTTGACGCCGAGTCTGCTGGCCGAGATCCCGCAATCCTGTCTGTTGGGGGTGGTGGTGCGCGACGGCGCCTCTAACTCCCATGCGGCGATCATCCTGCGAGCGATGGGGGTGCCCACGGTGATGGGGGCGGATATCCGTCCCGCCCTGTTGCATGAACGGTTGCTGGTGATCGATGGCTACCGTGGCGAGGTGTTGGTGGAGCCGGAGCCGGTGCTGGTGCAGGAGTACCAGCGCTTGATCAGTGAGGAGCTGGCGCTGAGTCGTAAGACCGAGGCGGAATCGGATCGCCCGGCTCAGTTGCGCAGCGGTGAGCGTATCAGCGTGCTGCTGAATGCCGGTCTGAGTGCCGAACATGAACAGCGTCTGGAGGGGTGCGTCGACGGGGTGGGGCTGTATCGTACCGAGATCCCCTTCATGCTACAGAGCGGTTTTCCCTCGGAAGAGGAGCAGGTCGCCCAGTATCAAGGGATGTTGCAGATCAATCCCGAGAAACCGGTGGTGCTACGCACCCTGGATATCGGCGCCGACAAGCAGTTGCCCTACATGCCGATCAGCGAAGAGAACCCGAGCCTGGGGTGGCGCGGGCTGCGTATCACCCTCGATCAGCCGGAGATCTTCCTGGTACAGCTGCGCGCCATGCTGCGTGCCAACGCCGCCAGCGGCAACCTGAGTATTCTGTTGCCGATGGTGACCACCCTGGCGGAGGTCGACGAGGCCCGTCGGCTGATCGAGCGTGCCGGACGCGAGGTGGAGACCATGTTGGGCTATGCCCTGCCGCGCCCGCGTGTCGGCGTGATGCTCGAGGTCCCGGCGTTGGCCTATATGCTGCCGGAGCTGGCCACGCGCGTCGACTTTATCTCCGTGGGCACCAACGATTTGACCCAGTATCTGCTGGCGGTGGATCGTAACAATACTCGGGTGGCTGCGTTGTATGACGGGCTGCATCCGGCGATGTTGCGCCTGCTACAGCAGGTGGTGCGCGAGTGTAATACGCTCGCCCTGCCGGTCAGTGTCTGTGGCGAGATGGCGGGCGATCCGATGGGGGCGTTGCTGTTGGTCGGGCTGGGCTTTCGCCAACTGAGCATGAACGGTCACAGCGTACCGCGTATTAAGTACCTGCTGCGTCATCTGGATCTGGCGGATATGGAGCGGCTGGCCGCCCGCATGGTGGCGACCCACTCCTCGACCGAGGTTCGCCACCTGACGGCCTCTTTCTTAGAGCGGCGCGGCGTCGGCGGTCTGATCCGTGGGGGGATGTAA